Proteins from one Chanodichthys erythropterus isolate Z2021 chromosome 15, ASM2448905v1, whole genome shotgun sequence genomic window:
- the snx13 gene encoding sorting nexin-13 isoform X4 produces the protein MMVLSSLPHPCLQCDPSGAFSIWKQASLSIWGWGGLGVVLFLISFGPFAIFYLAFYILCFIGGGFVVLLLFGKTNSEKHLERCEHSYLPSTQPAILKVSEEMKSESKPIKIDRRLTGSNIIDEPLQQVIQFALRDYIQYWYYTLSDDETFLLEIRQTVQNALVQFSTRSKEVDWQPYFTTRLVDDFATHLRVFRKAQERLNEREDPKQRDAPEELLDSFFEAEVEMERNICRDMVCMSRKDEEGYLRDLCEVLLYLLLPSGDFHNKNMRYFLREVLARGVLLPLINQLSDPDYINQFVIWMIRDSSCNYEAFLNILKLTDKPPELEAVKDKVLEELQHLRSLDTGADDINIIKNQMNSLLFVKKVCETRIQRLQSGKEVDTLKLAANFGKLCVIPLEHILVHNIALQFFMDYMQHMGGQAVLFFWLTVEGYRVTAQQQLEVLQSSQRDGKKQSTQTTKGLLRAAAVGVYDQYLSEKASPRVQVDEASVTRLAQKLSKEDPTPEIFDEIQRKVYDMMLKDERYYPSFRQHPLYVRMLAELDMLKEPSFRGSDDGDGESFNGSPTGSINLSLDDLSSGSVDESAQLHAFISDTVDAFLNQLPMAGVCNDHGKTYALYTITVIRKNSDGSEDIWKTYRRYSDFHDFHMRITEQFESLGPILKLPGKKTFNNMDREFLEKRKRDLNSYLQLLLNPEMVKACPMLLPYVYDFLENKAYSKGKGEFARKMDTFVNPLRSSMRNVSNAVKSLPDSLAEGVSKVSADVGQDFKKLGQDIKQSIFKVPPLLQKSDIDPEHCRVSAQLDDNVDDNIPLRVMLLLMDEVFDLKERNQWLRRNIKNLLQQLIKATYGDTINRKIVDHVDYMTSPEQVSDYVKRFRDSYWPNGILAETPPRRDKSLRMRTRVAAKTTLLGIMPDELKHIIGAETTRKGILRVFDMFQHQSLNRRLVYVFLEGFLETLFPQYKFPELFVKLHSRSPRVLKYSQKMRSLHKR, from the exons ATGATGGTTCTCTCGTCCCTTCCTCACCCCTGCCTGCAGTGTGACCCGAGCGGGGCTTTCAGCATCTGGAAACAG GCCAGTCTGTCCATCTGGGGATGGGGGGGTCTGGGAGTCGTCCTCTTCCTCATCTCATTTGGACCCTTTGCCATCTTTTATCTGGCCTTCTACATCCTCTGTTTCATTGGAGG GGGTTTTGTAGTGCTGCTTTTATTTGGAAAGACAAACTCAGAGAAGCACCTGGAAAGGTGCGAACACTCCTACCTGCCATCTACACAGCCGGCCATACTGAAG GTTTCGGAAGAGATGAAATCAGAGTCCAAACCCATCAAGATCGACCGTCGTCTGACAGGATCCAATATCATAGATGAGCCACTGCAGCAG GTCATCCAGTTTGCTTTGAGGGACTATATCCAGTATTGGTACTACACACTGAGTGATGATGAAACGTTCCTCTTGGAGATCCGTCAGACAGTCCAGAACGCCCTCGTCCAGTTCTCCACCAG GTCTAAAGAGGTGGACTGGCAGCCGTATTTCACCACCAGACTGGTGGATGATTTTGCAACTCATCTGCGTGTTTTCAGGAAAGCTCAAGAGAGGCTGAATGAGAGAGAAGATCCTAAACAAC GTGATGCTCCTGAGGAGCTGTTGGACTCGTTTTTTGAGGCGGAGGTAGAAATGGAGAGGAATATTTGTAGAGACATGGTGTGCATGTCACGCAAGGATGAAGAAG GTTACCTGCGGGATCTCTGTGAGGTGCTGCTGTACCTGTTACTACCTTCTGGAGATTTCCACAACAAGAATATGAGATACTTCCTCAGG GAAGTTTTGGCCAGAGGAGTCCTGCTGCCCTTAATTAACCAGCTCAGTGACCCTGATTACATCAATCAGTTCGTCATCTGGATG atTCGTGACTCAAGCTGTAACTATGAGGCCTTCTTGAACATCTTAAAGCTGACGGACAAACCGCCCGAGCTGGAGGCCGTCAAAGACAAAGTCCTAGAGGAGCTTCAGCATCTCCGATCTCTGGACACGGGCGCAGACG ATATCAACATAATAAAGAATCAAATGAATAGTTTGCTTTTTGTGAAGAAAGTCTGTGAAACACGAATACAAAGGCTACAATCAGGAAAG GAAGTTGACACTTTGAAACTCGCAGCTAATTTTGGGAAGTTGTGTGTGATTCCGTTGGAACATATCCTAGTGCATAACATCGCACTGCAGTTCTTCATGG ACTACATGCAGCACATGGGCGGTCAGGCGGTTCTGTTCTTCTGGCTGACGGTGGAGGGTTATCGGGTCACGGCGCAGCAGCAGTTGGAGGTCTTACAGAGCAGCCAGAGGGATGGAAAAAAGCAGAGCACCCAGACAACCAAAGGGCTGCTGAGAGCTGCTGCGGTGGGCGTCTACGACCAATATCTGTCTGAGAAG GCCTCTCCTAGGGTGCAGGTGGATGAAGCGTCTGTTACCAGACTGGCTCAAAAGCTCAGCAAAGAGGATCCCACGCCTGAGATATTTGATGAGATCCAGAGAAAG GTGTATGATATGATGTTGAAGGATGAGCGGTATTACCCGTCTTTTAGGCAGCACCCGCTGTATGTGCGGATGCTGGCCGAGCTGGACATGCTGAAGGAACCCAGTTTCAGGGGATCTGATGACGGGGACGGAG AGTCATTCAACGGGTCTCCAACAGGAAGCATTAATTTA tCATTAGATGATCTCAGCAGCGGGAGCGTGGATGAGTCTGCTCAGCTTCATGCCTTTATCTCTGATACAG TTGATGCTTTTCTAAACCAACTTCCTATGGCAGGCGTTTGTAATGATCATGGGAAGACGTACGCCCTCTACACCATCACCGTCATACGCAAGAACTCCGACGGCAGTGAGGACATCTGGAAGACGTACCGCCGCTACAGCGATTTTCACGACTTCCACATGCGCATCACGGAGCAG TTTGAGAGCCTTGGTCCAATTCTCAAGCTTCCTGGCAAAAAGACCTTTAACAACATGGACAGGGAGTTTTTGGAGAAAAGGAAGAGGGACCTGAACTCATATTTACAG CTGCTGTTGAACCCTGAGATGGTGAAGGCCTGCCCCATGCTGTTGCCCTACGTCTATGACTTTCTGGAAAACAAAGCGTACAGCAAAGGCAAAGGGGAATTTGCGCGCAAG ATGGACACGTTTGTGAATCCTCTCCGGAGCTCCATGCGGAATGTGTCCAATGCTGTGAAGTCACTGCCGGACAGCCTGGCCGAGGGAGTGTCCAAAGTCTCGGCGGACGTGGGCCAGGATTTTAAGAAACTTGGCCAGGATATTAAACAATCCATATTTAAG GTGCCTCCTTTACTCCAAAAGTCCGACATCGATCCCGAACACTGCCGTGTCTCGGCCCAGCTGGACGACAAC GTGGATGATAATATTCCACTGAGGGTAATGTTGCTGTTGATGGACGAGGTGTTTGACCTGAAGGAGAGAAATCAGTGGCTGCGGAGAAACATCAAAAACCTCCTACAGCAGCTCATCAAAGCGACGTATGGAGACACGATAAACAG GAAAATCGTGGATCACGTCGACTACATGACCTCGCCTGAGCAAGTGTCTGATTATGTGAAGAGATTCAG AGACTCTTACTGGCCGAATGGGATTCTCGCCGAGACGCCGCCCCGCAGAGACAAAAGCCTCCGCATGAGGACACGGGTCGCCGCCAAAACCACACTCCTGGGCATCATGCCGG ATGAGTTGAAGCACATCATCGGAGCGGAGACCACGCGCAAGGGCATCCTGCGTGTCTTCGACATGTTCCAGCACCAATCTCTGAACCGGCGGCTGGTCTACGTCTTTCTGGAGGGCTTCTTGGAGACCCTGTTTCCTCAGTACAAGTTCCCCGAGCTGTTTGTGAAGCTCCACTCGCGCTCGCCACGTGTactaaaatattcacaaaaaatgCGCAGCTTGCACAAGAGGTGA
- the snx13 gene encoding sorting nexin-13 isoform X5 → MMVLSSLPHPCLQCDPSGAFSIWKQASLSIWGWGGLGVVLFLISFGPFAIFYLAFYILCFIGGGFVVLLLFGKTNSEKHLERCEHSYLPSTQPAILKVSEEMKSESKPIKIDRRLTGSNIIDEPLQQVIQFALRDYIQYWYYTLSDDETFLLEIRQTVQNALVQFSTRSKEVDWQPYFTTRLVDDFATHLRVFRKAQERLNEREDPKQRDAPEELLDSFFEAEVEMERNICRDMVCMSRKDEEGYLRDLCEVLLYLLLPSGDFHNKNMRYFLREVLARGVLLPLINQLSDPDYINQFVIWMIRDSSCNYEAFLNILKLTDKPPELEAVKDKVLEELQHLRSLDTGADDINIIKNQMNSLLFVKKVCETRIQRLQSGKEVDTLKLAANFGKLCVIPLEHILVHNIALQFFMDYMQHMGGQAVLFFWLTVEGYRVTAQQQLEVLQSSQRDGKKQSTQTTKGLLRAAAVGVYDQYLSEKASPRVQVDEASVTRLAQKLSKEDPTPEIFDEIQRKVYDMMLKDERYYPSFRQHPLYVRMLAELDMLKEPSFRGSDDGDGESFNGSPTGSINLSLDDLSSGSVDESAQLHAFISDTGVCNDHGKTYALYTITVIRKNSDGSEDIWKTYRRYSDFHDFHMRITEQFESLGPILKLPGKKTFNNMDREFLEKRKRDLNSYLQLLLNPEMVKACPMLLPYVYDFLENKAYSKGKGEFARKMDTFVNPLRSSMRNVSNAVKSLPDSLAEGVSKVSADVGQDFKKLGQDIKQSIFKVPPLLQKSDIDPEHCRVSAQLDDNVDDNIPLRVMLLLMDEVFDLKERNQWLRRNIKNLLQQLIKATYGDTINRKIVDHVDYMTSPEQVSDYVKRFRDSYWPNGILAETPPRRDKSLRMRTRVAAKTTLLGIMPDELKHIIGAETTRKGILRVFDMFQHQSLNRRLVYVFLEGFLETLFPQYKFPELFVKLHSRSPRVLKYSQKMRSLHKR, encoded by the exons ATGATGGTTCTCTCGTCCCTTCCTCACCCCTGCCTGCAGTGTGACCCGAGCGGGGCTTTCAGCATCTGGAAACAG GCCAGTCTGTCCATCTGGGGATGGGGGGGTCTGGGAGTCGTCCTCTTCCTCATCTCATTTGGACCCTTTGCCATCTTTTATCTGGCCTTCTACATCCTCTGTTTCATTGGAGG GGGTTTTGTAGTGCTGCTTTTATTTGGAAAGACAAACTCAGAGAAGCACCTGGAAAGGTGCGAACACTCCTACCTGCCATCTACACAGCCGGCCATACTGAAG GTTTCGGAAGAGATGAAATCAGAGTCCAAACCCATCAAGATCGACCGTCGTCTGACAGGATCCAATATCATAGATGAGCCACTGCAGCAG GTCATCCAGTTTGCTTTGAGGGACTATATCCAGTATTGGTACTACACACTGAGTGATGATGAAACGTTCCTCTTGGAGATCCGTCAGACAGTCCAGAACGCCCTCGTCCAGTTCTCCACCAG GTCTAAAGAGGTGGACTGGCAGCCGTATTTCACCACCAGACTGGTGGATGATTTTGCAACTCATCTGCGTGTTTTCAGGAAAGCTCAAGAGAGGCTGAATGAGAGAGAAGATCCTAAACAAC GTGATGCTCCTGAGGAGCTGTTGGACTCGTTTTTTGAGGCGGAGGTAGAAATGGAGAGGAATATTTGTAGAGACATGGTGTGCATGTCACGCAAGGATGAAGAAG GTTACCTGCGGGATCTCTGTGAGGTGCTGCTGTACCTGTTACTACCTTCTGGAGATTTCCACAACAAGAATATGAGATACTTCCTCAGG GAAGTTTTGGCCAGAGGAGTCCTGCTGCCCTTAATTAACCAGCTCAGTGACCCTGATTACATCAATCAGTTCGTCATCTGGATG atTCGTGACTCAAGCTGTAACTATGAGGCCTTCTTGAACATCTTAAAGCTGACGGACAAACCGCCCGAGCTGGAGGCCGTCAAAGACAAAGTCCTAGAGGAGCTTCAGCATCTCCGATCTCTGGACACGGGCGCAGACG ATATCAACATAATAAAGAATCAAATGAATAGTTTGCTTTTTGTGAAGAAAGTCTGTGAAACACGAATACAAAGGCTACAATCAGGAAAG GAAGTTGACACTTTGAAACTCGCAGCTAATTTTGGGAAGTTGTGTGTGATTCCGTTGGAACATATCCTAGTGCATAACATCGCACTGCAGTTCTTCATGG ACTACATGCAGCACATGGGCGGTCAGGCGGTTCTGTTCTTCTGGCTGACGGTGGAGGGTTATCGGGTCACGGCGCAGCAGCAGTTGGAGGTCTTACAGAGCAGCCAGAGGGATGGAAAAAAGCAGAGCACCCAGACAACCAAAGGGCTGCTGAGAGCTGCTGCGGTGGGCGTCTACGACCAATATCTGTCTGAGAAG GCCTCTCCTAGGGTGCAGGTGGATGAAGCGTCTGTTACCAGACTGGCTCAAAAGCTCAGCAAAGAGGATCCCACGCCTGAGATATTTGATGAGATCCAGAGAAAG GTGTATGATATGATGTTGAAGGATGAGCGGTATTACCCGTCTTTTAGGCAGCACCCGCTGTATGTGCGGATGCTGGCCGAGCTGGACATGCTGAAGGAACCCAGTTTCAGGGGATCTGATGACGGGGACGGAG AGTCATTCAACGGGTCTCCAACAGGAAGCATTAATTTA tCATTAGATGATCTCAGCAGCGGGAGCGTGGATGAGTCTGCTCAGCTTCATGCCTTTATCTCTGATACAG GCGTTTGTAATGATCATGGGAAGACGTACGCCCTCTACACCATCACCGTCATACGCAAGAACTCCGACGGCAGTGAGGACATCTGGAAGACGTACCGCCGCTACAGCGATTTTCACGACTTCCACATGCGCATCACGGAGCAG TTTGAGAGCCTTGGTCCAATTCTCAAGCTTCCTGGCAAAAAGACCTTTAACAACATGGACAGGGAGTTTTTGGAGAAAAGGAAGAGGGACCTGAACTCATATTTACAG CTGCTGTTGAACCCTGAGATGGTGAAGGCCTGCCCCATGCTGTTGCCCTACGTCTATGACTTTCTGGAAAACAAAGCGTACAGCAAAGGCAAAGGGGAATTTGCGCGCAAG ATGGACACGTTTGTGAATCCTCTCCGGAGCTCCATGCGGAATGTGTCCAATGCTGTGAAGTCACTGCCGGACAGCCTGGCCGAGGGAGTGTCCAAAGTCTCGGCGGACGTGGGCCAGGATTTTAAGAAACTTGGCCAGGATATTAAACAATCCATATTTAAG GTGCCTCCTTTACTCCAAAAGTCCGACATCGATCCCGAACACTGCCGTGTCTCGGCCCAGCTGGACGACAAC GTGGATGATAATATTCCACTGAGGGTAATGTTGCTGTTGATGGACGAGGTGTTTGACCTGAAGGAGAGAAATCAGTGGCTGCGGAGAAACATCAAAAACCTCCTACAGCAGCTCATCAAAGCGACGTATGGAGACACGATAAACAG GAAAATCGTGGATCACGTCGACTACATGACCTCGCCTGAGCAAGTGTCTGATTATGTGAAGAGATTCAG AGACTCTTACTGGCCGAATGGGATTCTCGCCGAGACGCCGCCCCGCAGAGACAAAAGCCTCCGCATGAGGACACGGGTCGCCGCCAAAACCACACTCCTGGGCATCATGCCGG ATGAGTTGAAGCACATCATCGGAGCGGAGACCACGCGCAAGGGCATCCTGCGTGTCTTCGACATGTTCCAGCACCAATCTCTGAACCGGCGGCTGGTCTACGTCTTTCTGGAGGGCTTCTTGGAGACCCTGTTTCCTCAGTACAAGTTCCCCGAGCTGTTTGTGAAGCTCCACTCGCGCTCGCCACGTGTactaaaatattcacaaaaaatgCGCAGCTTGCACAAGAGGTGA
- the snx13 gene encoding sorting nexin-13 isoform X3 — protein MFAEASLSIWGWGGLGVVLFLISFGPFAIFYLAFYILCFIGGGFVVLLLFGKTNSEKHLERCEHSYLPSTQPAILKSCGYLGTIAFFLVIIIKYKNSHKVSEEMKSESKPIKIDRRLTGSNIIDEPLQQVIQFALRDYIQYWYYTLSDDETFLLEIRQTVQNALVQFSTRSKEVDWQPYFTTRLVDDFATHLRVFRKAQERLNEREDPKQRDAPEELLDSFFEAEVEMERNICRDMVCMSRKDEEGYLRDLCEVLLYLLLPSGDFHNKNMRYFLREVLARGVLLPLINQLSDPDYINQFVIWMIRDSSCNYEAFLNILKLTDKPPELEAVKDKVLEELQHLRSLDTGADDINIIKNQMNSLLFVKKVCETRIQRLQSGKEVDTLKLAANFGKLCVIPLEHILVHNIALQFFMDYMQHMGGQAVLFFWLTVEGYRVTAQQQLEVLQSSQRDGKKQSTQTTKGLLRAAAVGVYDQYLSEKASPRVQVDEASVTRLAQKLSKEDPTPEIFDEIQRKVYDMMLKDERYYPSFRQHPLYVRMLAELDMLKEPSFRGSDDGDGESFNGSPTGSINLSLDDLSSGSVDESAQLHAFISDTVDAFLNQLPMAGVCNDHGKTYALYTITVIRKNSDGSEDIWKTYRRYSDFHDFHMRITEQFESLGPILKLPGKKTFNNMDREFLEKRKRDLNSYLQLLLNPEMVKACPMLLPYVYDFLENKAYSKGKGEFARKMDTFVNPLRSSMRNVSNAVKSLPDSLAEGVSKVSADVGQDFKKLGQDIKQSIFKVPPLLQKSDIDPEHCRVSAQLDDNVDDNIPLRVMLLLMDEVFDLKERNQWLRRNIKNLLQQLIKATYGDTINRKIVDHVDYMTSPEQVSDYVKRFRDSYWPNGILAETPPRRDKSLRMRTRVAAKTTLLGIMPDELKHIIGAETTRKGILRVFDMFQHQSLNRRLVYVFLEGFLETLFPQYKFPELFVKLHSRSPRVLKYSQKMRSLHKR, from the exons atgtttgcaGAG GCCAGTCTGTCCATCTGGGGATGGGGGGGTCTGGGAGTCGTCCTCTTCCTCATCTCATTTGGACCCTTTGCCATCTTTTATCTGGCCTTCTACATCCTCTGTTTCATTGGAGG GGGTTTTGTAGTGCTGCTTTTATTTGGAAAGACAAACTCAGAGAAGCACCTGGAAAGGTGCGAACACTCCTACCTGCCATCTACACAGCCGGCCATACTGAAG tcatgtggatatttgggaacaattgcattcttcctcgttatcatcattaaatataagaactcacacaag GTTTCGGAAGAGATGAAATCAGAGTCCAAACCCATCAAGATCGACCGTCGTCTGACAGGATCCAATATCATAGATGAGCCACTGCAGCAG GTCATCCAGTTTGCTTTGAGGGACTATATCCAGTATTGGTACTACACACTGAGTGATGATGAAACGTTCCTCTTGGAGATCCGTCAGACAGTCCAGAACGCCCTCGTCCAGTTCTCCACCAG GTCTAAAGAGGTGGACTGGCAGCCGTATTTCACCACCAGACTGGTGGATGATTTTGCAACTCATCTGCGTGTTTTCAGGAAAGCTCAAGAGAGGCTGAATGAGAGAGAAGATCCTAAACAAC GTGATGCTCCTGAGGAGCTGTTGGACTCGTTTTTTGAGGCGGAGGTAGAAATGGAGAGGAATATTTGTAGAGACATGGTGTGCATGTCACGCAAGGATGAAGAAG GTTACCTGCGGGATCTCTGTGAGGTGCTGCTGTACCTGTTACTACCTTCTGGAGATTTCCACAACAAGAATATGAGATACTTCCTCAGG GAAGTTTTGGCCAGAGGAGTCCTGCTGCCCTTAATTAACCAGCTCAGTGACCCTGATTACATCAATCAGTTCGTCATCTGGATG atTCGTGACTCAAGCTGTAACTATGAGGCCTTCTTGAACATCTTAAAGCTGACGGACAAACCGCCCGAGCTGGAGGCCGTCAAAGACAAAGTCCTAGAGGAGCTTCAGCATCTCCGATCTCTGGACACGGGCGCAGACG ATATCAACATAATAAAGAATCAAATGAATAGTTTGCTTTTTGTGAAGAAAGTCTGTGAAACACGAATACAAAGGCTACAATCAGGAAAG GAAGTTGACACTTTGAAACTCGCAGCTAATTTTGGGAAGTTGTGTGTGATTCCGTTGGAACATATCCTAGTGCATAACATCGCACTGCAGTTCTTCATGG ACTACATGCAGCACATGGGCGGTCAGGCGGTTCTGTTCTTCTGGCTGACGGTGGAGGGTTATCGGGTCACGGCGCAGCAGCAGTTGGAGGTCTTACAGAGCAGCCAGAGGGATGGAAAAAAGCAGAGCACCCAGACAACCAAAGGGCTGCTGAGAGCTGCTGCGGTGGGCGTCTACGACCAATATCTGTCTGAGAAG GCCTCTCCTAGGGTGCAGGTGGATGAAGCGTCTGTTACCAGACTGGCTCAAAAGCTCAGCAAAGAGGATCCCACGCCTGAGATATTTGATGAGATCCAGAGAAAG GTGTATGATATGATGTTGAAGGATGAGCGGTATTACCCGTCTTTTAGGCAGCACCCGCTGTATGTGCGGATGCTGGCCGAGCTGGACATGCTGAAGGAACCCAGTTTCAGGGGATCTGATGACGGGGACGGAG AGTCATTCAACGGGTCTCCAACAGGAAGCATTAATTTA tCATTAGATGATCTCAGCAGCGGGAGCGTGGATGAGTCTGCTCAGCTTCATGCCTTTATCTCTGATACAG TTGATGCTTTTCTAAACCAACTTCCTATGGCAGGCGTTTGTAATGATCATGGGAAGACGTACGCCCTCTACACCATCACCGTCATACGCAAGAACTCCGACGGCAGTGAGGACATCTGGAAGACGTACCGCCGCTACAGCGATTTTCACGACTTCCACATGCGCATCACGGAGCAG TTTGAGAGCCTTGGTCCAATTCTCAAGCTTCCTGGCAAAAAGACCTTTAACAACATGGACAGGGAGTTTTTGGAGAAAAGGAAGAGGGACCTGAACTCATATTTACAG CTGCTGTTGAACCCTGAGATGGTGAAGGCCTGCCCCATGCTGTTGCCCTACGTCTATGACTTTCTGGAAAACAAAGCGTACAGCAAAGGCAAAGGGGAATTTGCGCGCAAG ATGGACACGTTTGTGAATCCTCTCCGGAGCTCCATGCGGAATGTGTCCAATGCTGTGAAGTCACTGCCGGACAGCCTGGCCGAGGGAGTGTCCAAAGTCTCGGCGGACGTGGGCCAGGATTTTAAGAAACTTGGCCAGGATATTAAACAATCCATATTTAAG GTGCCTCCTTTACTCCAAAAGTCCGACATCGATCCCGAACACTGCCGTGTCTCGGCCCAGCTGGACGACAAC GTGGATGATAATATTCCACTGAGGGTAATGTTGCTGTTGATGGACGAGGTGTTTGACCTGAAGGAGAGAAATCAGTGGCTGCGGAGAAACATCAAAAACCTCCTACAGCAGCTCATCAAAGCGACGTATGGAGACACGATAAACAG GAAAATCGTGGATCACGTCGACTACATGACCTCGCCTGAGCAAGTGTCTGATTATGTGAAGAGATTCAG AGACTCTTACTGGCCGAATGGGATTCTCGCCGAGACGCCGCCCCGCAGAGACAAAAGCCTCCGCATGAGGACACGGGTCGCCGCCAAAACCACACTCCTGGGCATCATGCCGG ATGAGTTGAAGCACATCATCGGAGCGGAGACCACGCGCAAGGGCATCCTGCGTGTCTTCGACATGTTCCAGCACCAATCTCTGAACCGGCGGCTGGTCTACGTCTTTCTGGAGGGCTTCTTGGAGACCCTGTTTCCTCAGTACAAGTTCCCCGAGCTGTTTGTGAAGCTCCACTCGCGCTCGCCACGTGTactaaaatattcacaaaaaatgCGCAGCTTGCACAAGAGGTGA